The following nucleotide sequence is from Bacteroidota bacterium.
AAATTTATAGCTGATGTCCTGAACGTTAAAAGATATCCGGCTCGAAGTAATATCGGCCAGAAAATGCGCGGCGATGTCGCTATAATAAATTGGTGAGCCCTTGGGTACCTTTACTGTACTTCCACTGGCGAAAAGATAGATACGTGCGTTGCTGATCGGCAATCCGTTGAGGTACAGATCCTGATTGCCGGTATATTTTAAAAAGTATAAATCGACACTTGTTACGCGTAGGATAAATATATTGGTATCGAGGTGTTTGGTGCCAATAAACTTAGCATGTTGATAATGCTCGTGACGGTCGTTTATGATACAGATGTTATTGTCGTCAAGCTCCTGGGCTTCATTTTTTACGACAAACAGCTCAATGCTCTTAAACTCATCCTGGCTCACATTAAAAACCTCGGCAACCGTGTTGATAAGCGCCATACGCTGATCGGAGAATTTCCGGTCGGCATTGACAATTTCGAAAAGCCTTACCAGGGCAACTATCTTTTGCTTCTGGGTTAAGGTTTTATTGATTTTTTTACAAAGACCCAGTGTACGAACTGAATCCTTCACGGAGGTTAATTTGCCTTTTTCCTGGGCATCGCCAGAAAGGCCGGCATTCTCTTCGAAAAGCGAAAAATACTCTGATACCTTATCGGCAGTAATCTGCTGCTCGAGAAAATTTTTCACATATTCAACCTGTGTTTTCTCGACACCTTCATCTTGCTTTGCCACAATGGCAAAGAGTTGCATCAACGCCTTTAGTATCTCTTCACTCATCTATCCGTCTGTTTTTTACCCAACTATGCCGAATAGGGTACTTGTTCAAAGGGCACATCCACAATGTCGGCATATTCTTCGCCTGCCTCTTCCATGTCTTCATCGTCTTCGGGATAATGCCAACGAATGAGTACCTCGTTTCCGGCTTCATGAATTTCTTCAAGCTTCATAAGCACATCGAGAAGAAGTTTAGAAGAGGCTGTATTGAAATACACCAATTTAAAGTTGAAAACCGTTTTAGGATTAGGGCTTTCGGCATATTCATCCAGCCAGGTTAGAATGGGGTCGTAGAATGATGCCACATCTTCTGGAAGAGAACGTCCGGATATCTCCATCATTTCCTTTTCCTTGTCGAGAATAACTTTGGGCGTATCTTCTGTACCTTGTATTTTAATTGTTTCCATATCAGAACAATTTATTGTATGTATTATTTTTTGTTATCGATTTGTCGTATTAAAAATCTATTCGTCTCTTCCAATGGTCGAAGTTAATAAAAAGAAAGAAGTATCGTTCGAAATAGGCAAAAAGTGATACTCCAGGTCGCGGCCTGTTTTGCGCTTGATGTCGATAAAACCAAGACCAGCTCCACCTTTGTCTGAGAGACGTCCTTCCTTCATTTGCTTTTTGTAAAGCAGTTTTAGTTCTTCTTTATCCATGCGGTTAATGTTTTCAAGCATTTTGGTAAGATCCTCGATACGGCTGTTTTCGACGGCATTGCCCGTTGTAACGCTGTACTCGTTCTCGCCTTTGCTTACAAGAAAGATTCCTCTTCCTGAAAACAGAAAATCGCTGGAAGTAAAGTCATCGGCATGCTTGCTTATATTTTGCAGGCACTCGACCATTACGTGAAATACTTTCCGTTGAACCGTTCCCGGCTCATCTTCTTTCGCCATGTTCGACTCTGTTAGTGAGGTAAAGGCTTTGGTAATCTGGTGGGTAATTTCGCCTTCGTACACCAACGTAATTTCATGGGCTTTCATGGATTTATAAAACTCATAAACAAACTCCAGGAAGCCTTTTACATCTTTCTTATTATCCATAATTAACCGTTTTTAAAAATCCGTTTTAAATTAGTTCAATACCTATTAAAAGCACATCGTCAATTTGCTTATGATCGGCCATCCACTCCTTAAAGTCTTTGGCAAATAAAGCATTAAATTCTTCCATTGTCAAGTTTTTGTTTTCAATTATGTTGTCGCGTATTCGTTTGGGCGAATACTTCTTAATTTCCGGACCGCCCAACTGGTCAGGCATTCCATCTGAAAAGAAAAAGATTTTATCGCCATACTCATAATTGATTACATGGTTCGTAAACTCCTTTTCCATTTTGCTCTTATGAGGTATTCCTCCAATGGCTTTGCGATCGCCTTTGAATTCGAGGAGTTCATCTTTGCGTAGCAGGTAAAGGGGTCTGTGGGCACCACTATATTGTAAAATTTTTCTGTCGTTGTCAATCAGGCAAAAGGCTATATCCATTCCATCGCGGGCTTCGGCATCACTTTCTTCCTGCTTAAGAGTGGCCCTTACTTGTCCATGCAGGTCGTCGAGAATGCTCGAGGCAGTGTGTTCTTTGTCGTGATCGACGATGTTGTTGAGCAAAAAATAACCAATGAAGGAGAGCAAGGCCCCTGGAACTCCATGGCCTGTGCAATCGACTGCAGCAATGTAGGTAATGTCGTTCTTACGGAAAAACCATGGAAAGTCGCCACTTACTACATCACGGGGTGTATAATAAATGAAGGAAGACGGGAGATACCTGCGAATAATATTGTTATCGGGAAGTATGGAGGTTTGTATACGTTGGGCATAGTTTATCGAATCTTCGATTTTCCGGTTCTTGTCTTGTATTTCGAGTTCTATACGCTTGGCTTCGGTAATATCGTGCCCCACAAAGAGTATAGTTTCCAATTCGTTTTCGTTGTACTCAGGTATGGCCACAAAACTCATAATCCGATCAGAAAGTTCATCATCGAGCATTACCGGAAGGGTAATCTCGGCATTGGCTTTTACAGGGTTGGCCTTAATTTGCTCTATTGTTTCGCGGAAGTAATTAAACAGTACTTCTGTAAAATTAACTTCGTTGAGTGTCTTGTTGAGAAGGTCTTTCACTTCTATTCCCAGGTATCTTTCGGTAACGGGGTTGGCATAGAAAAACTGGCCGACTGTACTCAAACGCATAATCATATCGAGTGAGTTTTCTGAAAGTGCCTGCATTTTACTACGCATGCGCTCTTCTTTTTCGGCCCGTTTCCGTTCGGTAATATCGGTTGAATTGAGAATAATGCCGCTAATAGCTTTGTCGTGAAGCAGGTTGCGGCCTGTGGTCTCGAGAAATATCTTCTGACCATTTTTCTTCATGTAAGTGTATTGTATCGACACAGTATGGTCAGGATGCTCCAACAGTTCCTTAAACATGTCGCGCATAGCCGATTCTCCTCGTCGGGTGAGGCGGTCCATGTCTTTTCCGCCCATCATCTCTTCCGGGGTATACCCTAATATTTTGGTTACCGAGGGGCTCTCGTAAGTGAGCTCCATGTTTTGGTTATAAATGGCTATTATCTCCGAAGCATTTTCGAGCAAAGAATAAAGGCGCTTTTGGGCATCTTCTACCTTCTGTATATTGGCTTCGAGCTGCTCGTTCGATTTTTGAAGTTCTTCCTGGGTAGCCCTCATTTCCTCGGCATTTTGCCTGAGTTGTTCTTCGTTCTCCTGCAATTCGTAAGTCATTTTTTGGGCTTCTTGCAGAAGCTGTTCGGTACGCTGGTTAATTCGAAGGTTGAAAAGCGTACGCGCAATTACTTCGCCCAGCTCTTTTAAAAACCGGATGGTCAGCTCGGGTATTTCGCTCTGTATGCTGGCAAACTCAATTACACCCTGAAGTTTTTCGTCTGAAATTAACGGAATAAGAAGGAGACTTCCAGGCTTTTGATCTCCCAGAATGCCTGAGGTAATGGTGGCATAATCTTCAGGTATTTCGGTACGGTATATAAAATCTTTCTCATAGGCACACTCACCAATGAGTCCATAGCCTAACTTAAACTCCTGGTTGATGTACTTTTTGCGGTTGTATGCATAGGTTGCAACATTGGTAAGTAGTTTCCGCTCTTCGTCGTACAGATAAAGTGCCCCCTGAACCACCTTGATATAATGCACTAACTCTTTTATAACCTGACCTGCCAACAGGTCGATTTTATTATTGATTCGTAAAATATCCGAAACAATCTCTTTCCCTTCGGCTATCCAGCTTTGCTCCGAGTCGCGCATTGAATTCTGAGCCAGATTTTCGCGCATAATAAGCAACGACTCAGCCAGTGTATCTGTTTCGCCGGAAAGATCAAGAGCCGAATTAAAATCTCCCTCGCCAATTTTCTTGGCAAACTCAGCCATCAGGGCCATGCGCTCATCGCGCTTACGTAGTCTTCGTTGAAAATTGTCTTTCGCGGTATTCCATTGTACCGAAAAAAGGAAGGCTAAAAATCCTAAAATGAAGGGTGCCAGATCGACCAGGTAAATCACAGGATTGAGCTGGTGAATCTGACCGATTCCTTTAAAACCAAAGGCAACTTTAAATCTGATAAATTCGATGATCCAGGCTATTAAAGGAAATGCCAATCCTATAATCGCAGCAATTGGAGCCGGGTTTGTTTCGGCTTTTAATATTCGTTGATATAGTTCTTTTATCCCTGTCATGTACCTTATGCCTTTACAAATTGGTTCATCTTTACAGCCAGAAGGGAAGATGCTTCTTGCAGTATGGCTTGTTGTTTCGGACCAATGGCAGAAAAAGAGGCCATTTCGACAACAGCTATTGTTTTTTTCTCGACCACAAGTGGCATGAGTATCAATAAATGTGGTTTCGATTTTCCCAAACCCGATTCAACCATAAAATAATTCTCCGGAATTTCTTCTATTATTTGCATCTGCTGCTCGGCGGCAACTTGTCCGTTCAAATTTTCGCCTTTCTTAAAACCCACTGGTGATTTCTCGGTTGTAAGACCATAAGATGCGCAAAAATTAAAGCTTTCGCCACCATCGGCCGAAGTGTATACTATGCCTTGCACCAGGTTAAAGTAATTGGCCAGAGTTATTAATAATTTTTTGGCATACGAATCGACGTTTTTAAAGTTGCCTTGAGGAATGAGTGTTTTTGCCTGTTCCTGGGTATCGTCTAAAACAAATTCCTGCTGCTTCAATTTTTCCTGTTCCAAACGAATCTGGTTAAGAAGGTCAGCGCGTGCTTCTTCCGACTTTTGTACGACATGTGCTTCGAATAGCTTAAAGTCGGTGAGTTTATAAAAAACGAAGAACAAATAAACAAGCAGGGCAATGGCCAGCAGAGCAAATAATGCCGGAAAAACACCAAGTTTTTCCTTTCCTGAGACAAAAGCATTCCATGCAGCAATCAGGCTGGCTAGAATGAGCACAATTCCGGCACTAAAGCCAGCCACTGCAATTTTTCTGTGTTTTACCTGGAGCATGCTAATATTTTAATTTTGATAAAAAACTAATAATCTGTTCAGTCGTATATACATGGTCGACCTTTGTAAGCTGTAAGGCCGATTCTGTCATAGTTTTCACTTCGCATTCGCGAGGATCTTGCACAATGGTCAATCCTCCTTTTTCTGCCACTACTTTTAAACCCATGGCGCCATCGCGGTTAGCGCCAGACAGAATAATCCCTACCAGTTTATCGCGGTATGCATTTGCGGCAGTGATAAACGATAAATCAATCGAAGGTCTGGAGTGATTAATCGGTTCGTCGGTCGAAAGGGCAATACGGTTAGCCATTTCTACAAACATATGATAGTTCGCCGGAGCGAGGTAAGCCCTTCCTGGGCGAAGTGAATCCTTGTCAAGTGGCTCCTCAATAGGTATATTCGATTTTAGCGACAAGGCTTCGACGAAACCTGACCTTACATGCTTAAGCCGGTGAAGGCACAAAAGCACTGGTAATGGAAATTTATCATCGAGTGAACTCAAAATTCGGGTCACTACCTGAAAACTTCCTGCCGAACCTCCAATTATTACTGCCTTGTATTTCACTAATTTACAACTTTAAGTTGACTAAAATCTCTCTTGTTTGGGTTCTTTGCAATTATATCTTACGTTTATAAACACTTTCGCTTTTATTGACCAGCTCGAAGGATGCCCCCACTGCATTTACTGGTTTAATCTCTTCCATCACTCCAACAACAAGGCTACCTGAAGCCGATAACAACTGGTTCATACGCTCCAGTATCCGTGTCTGAAAAGTAGGGGTGTAATAGATCATCACATTCCGGAACAAAATCATTTTATTGTTTTGTGGCGCTTTACTAAAATAGATATCATCCACGATAAATTCTACAGATTTTATTAACGATGTATCGCGGTATACTTCATTGTCCACAATTTTATAGTACGATTCGAATTCCTTTTCGCCATGGAAACGCTTGTAGTTCTCAATAGAAACCTCAAGTTTTTTCATGGGATACCTGCCACTTTGCATGTATTCGATACTTTTTTTGCTGTATACACTGGCATATATTTTCACCTTCTCTAGCAGGTTCATTTCTTTTAAAAGGATGCAGAGTGTATACAGTTCTGCCCCCGAAATACATTGAGGAATCCAGATTTTAAAATTATCGAAATGCCTGTCGGTCAGATTGGGGAAATATTCTTCTCTTAACCATCTCCACAACGATGGATCGCGAAACATTTCGGTGGAAGGCACAAAAAAGTCGTACAAGAATTTATCAAAGAACTCAGGATCTTCCGAAAGGCTGCGAAATAAATTCTCCGATGTAAGCAGTCCGTTTTTTGCAATTACTTTCTCCAGATTATATTTAAACGAGGTCAAAGCAAAATTCGAAAAGTCGTAATTATGTACCTTTTGAATAATCCTTATGATTTCCCTTATGTCAACAATTCCTAATTCTACCATGAACAGTTATATTTTTTAACTTCAGGTGTTTACCTCTTCAATACTAAACAAATTCAGGATCCTATCTACATCGCCATTGGAAGTAAGCACTGGCGAAAGATTGTATTTATATTGGTATTTTTTCGATCCCTGATGAAGTGTTTCCATACGCATGATACTCTTTTTCGTCACTACCACTTCTTCTATAAATTCATCACTGATCAGGCTTTCTTCTGTAAATACATCACGGTGCTTTTGGTAAAGTACACGGTCTGCAGGCATGCGCAGGAATGCCAGTAATCTTTCGTTCACATGGCTTATTGTTCCGCTTGTATCGTATTCAAGAATGAAGAAGCTTTTTCCTATTGCATCTAATAAGGACTGCAATTCCTGTTCGCGGCGGGTCGATTCTTCCTGAGTGGCAATGAGCTCTTCTAGGTTCTGACGCATTTCTTCTTCCTGTTCTGCCATCTCGGCGGCTTGCTGTTGCGATTTTCGCAGCAGCTCAGAGGTGCGCGAATTGTTGCGTGCACTAATAATGGTCGAAGCAAGGCTTGAAGCAATGCTGGTGGCAAGTTCTATTTCAATGGCACTAAAAACTTTCAACGTAGCCATTTCCACCACACCCACCATTTCTTCGTTGGTCATCAATGGTAAGAGCAATAGATTATTTGGTGGAGTATCTCCCAAACCAGATTTGATGGTAATATAGTTGTCGGGCAATTCGGTAAGGTTTATTACCTTTTTCTCCAAGGCACAGGTGCCCACAAGACCCTCACCCAATTTCAGTGTTTTTTGAAGAAAACGTTTGCGGTCGTATGCAAAAGCCGACATCAGGTGCAGCTGGTTTTTGTTTTGTTCGTCTAAAAGGAAAACGCTTCCCTGAAGTGCCCCCATGTATTTTACCAATTCACGAATAAATTCATCGGCAAGAATAGTAGTATCGTGGCTGTTAAGCCTGAGAATTTCGCCGAATTTTGCCAATCCTTCGTTGGTATAACGTCTGGCATTGTTCTCGAGATCGTATTTCATTTGCTCGTTTTGAGCTTTGCGCATCATTTCCTGAAGATTCACTAAAAGTTTTCCAATGACATCGTTTTCGGTAGTAGCTTGCAACTGAGTATTCAGCCTATTGTTCAACATATCTTCGATAAAGGTCTTGCGGCCATTCAGAAGGTTTAATAAAGCCTTGATCTCGGTATAATAGGCATCAAACTCATAGGGGCCTGAGCCCGGTATATTGGGCATAATGCTTCCGCTGGCAAGAGATTTTGTAATGGAATGCAACTGATGCACAGACCCCACCACCGTGCGCGAAAACCGGTACATCATCAGTATGTATGCAGCCGTTAGCAAAAGCGCCAGAAAAATGAAAATCAGATTCCACCTATTGTGGTAATGATTTGTTTGTTTTTCAATTTCTTGTTTTAACCTTGCAAAGCTATGTTGCAGATACTCGTAACTTGCTGTAAGATCGGACAATTGTCCAGTATTATCGGAGGTATTAAGTAAGCGCTGGTCAATTTGTGCAATACCCTCTAATACTTCCTTTAATTCGTCAACATCTCTTTCTAAAACAGCGATATCATATCGGCTTTGGGAATAAAAAGCCAGAAGTACATTGTCGCAAAATTCCAATAAACTATTCAATCTGGCAGCTGAATAATCGAGTAAATAGAAACTGACAAGACTATTGAACTTTTCGGCCTGAATTCCATTATCGGGGGCCATGCTCAATTCATTGCTGATGCTTTGAAATAAATCGTTTGCGATTTCAACTTTGCCTCCATAGCTATTACCTTTTTCCTTAAGACTCAGAATGACTTTGGTATAGCTGAGAAGGTAATTCTGCAAAGCAAGCGAGACGCTGTCGTCGAGGGTAGCATGTTTAAAGTGTTTCCTTAGATATTTTAAATCGCCCAGCAGTAGAAGCGAATCGCTTATACCATCAACAAGCAAATTCTGTGTGGCAATAAGTTCATCGCAGGTGCGGTCGGAAAAATGAAGGTCAGACTTTTGCAGATCGAAGGCTTTATCATGATTGACATTAGCAACAGAAAGTTTCGATTCAATTCCGGTGGAATACGATACTGCCTGAAGGGTGTCTTTTTTCCGATATCCAGAATAGAACATGATAAAAATGAGCGTGGAGATTATAAGTATTGTAAAAATACTTTGTAGTAAAAACCTGGTAGAGATATGTTTTATTTTAATAACCATAAGTTGATGGGCAATTAGTTCTTGTAATAAATATGACCCTTTTTCTGGTATTTCACAGAATACGAACCTAAAATAGTTTCGTGCAAGCCCAGTACCAGACAACCCGAATCGTAAAGATTGCGGTGAAAAAGATCGAAAACCTTGCCTTGAAGGTTGTAATTAAAATAGATAATCACATTTCGGCAAAATATAATATCGAATTTAACAAAAAGACTGTTACTTTCTTTCACCAGGTCATGCTTCTTATAAACAGGCTTTTGCCTTAAAAAATCATTCATTTTAATGGTGTCAGTCGCCTTATCAATGGTAAAATACTTGTCATAGGGCACCTCGTAGTATTCTTCGTAGTTATAAGGATTTTCTTTGATTACTTTGTCAAAATTATCGAGATATCCGATGTTAAAGCGGTATTTGTATTCGCCATTCTGCGCCTGCTGCATCACGTCGGTGTTCAGGTCGGTGGCATATATCTTCGCTTTGTCGAGCATTCCAAGCTCGTTCAAAATTATCATCATCGAATATACTTCCTGCCCGGTTGAACAGCCCGCATGCCAGATGTTGATAGTGGAGTTACTTTTAAGTTTTGGAAGCACCGCATAACGTAAGGCATGCCACACTTGTGGGTCGCGAAAAAGTTCGGTGGTGTTGACAGTAATTTCTTTAACAATCCTTTCAACAAACTCAGCGTCATTTTTTATTTTATTAACCAAAGCAGTAATATTCAGCTTGTTGTCTGTTAAAACCTTAGCTAAACGGCGTGTTAATGATTTTTCAGAATAATCACTGAAATCATATTTTGAGGACGTTTTTAGCGCAAACAAGAACAACTGATAATCCTGTTCGGTTATAGTCATAAAACTCTGGTTAATTCTATTCTGTCAATCTATCCCTATTCCTGATATTAAATCTATTAAAACTTACCGAATAATTAAAATAAAAGTAGATTATTTTAAAATCGACTTATAAATATTACACTTTTTCGTCACACCATTTTTAAAAGTTATCAAATGTCTGTAAGTCTTTACTGGTGCATGTTTTCAGAATATGTGTTTTTAATGATTTTTTAACCCCAACTCTGAAATAAGATTTGATCTGCTAAAATGTTTGCGGATTTCATTATGCTGTAAAATGAATCTTTTGAATTTACGCAGAATTGATGGACTGCACTTTTTAAGAATTGTCCATAATAAGCCACCAAGTTTACTCAAAGCTGATGCGGGTCGGATGGTAAGTAATAATAGGTTTCCTTTTCCGTAATGCGGTAATCGATGGCCTTCACTAATATGAGTTGGGCGAGAATATGTATTGCAGCCCGGCGCTTAATCTGGCATGCATTTGTGTAATCGCGAAGGGTGATTTGCGAATGCTCACGGAGTAGTTGAAAAAGAGCCTGTTCCTGATTATCGTATCGTACAAGCAATTTTTTATGGTGGTGCCGTATTTTCCATGCTTCGAGTAAAACAGTATCGGCCAGAAAATTCTGGTCATTCACTCTTACAAAGGCTTTAAAAGTATCGTCTTTCCAGGGAGCTCGATGTGGTTTTTTTTTGCTTTCAGGTATCACCACTTCAAGCACAGTTTTTTCGTTTACTTTATGGTGTCGGATTTTGTATTCCACTCTGGGCTTGCAATAAATATGTGCTGCTGCTTCGGCCATGTATTCCTCTTCGTCGGTGCGCACCCCAACTATATTTCCATTATCCTTTACTCCTATAAGCAAAGTGCCACCTTGAGTGTTGGCAAAAGCCGAAAAAGTGCGGGCAATCTTTTTTGCATCAGAAATTTCGTACTTAAAGTCAAGACGTTGATGTTCCCCCTGCACAATCAGGTTGTGTAAATATAAACTCACCGGGTATTGCTTTTTTGTGGAAGGGGTAAAGATAATGAAAGCTTCTTACTGAAGTTGGCTTGATAATACAGAATCCGCAGGAAGT
It contains:
- a CDS encoding DUF1987 domain-containing protein — translated: METIKIQGTEDTPKVILDKEKEMMEISGRSLPEDVASFYDPILTWLDEYAESPNPKTVFNFKLVYFNTASSKLLLDVLMKLEEIHEAGNEVLIRWHYPEDDEDMEEAGEEYADIVDVPFEQVPYSA
- a CDS encoding PAS domain S-box protein; the encoded protein is MTGIKELYQRILKAETNPAPIAAIIGLAFPLIAWIIEFIRFKVAFGFKGIGQIHQLNPVIYLVDLAPFILGFLAFLFSVQWNTAKDNFQRRLRKRDERMALMAEFAKKIGEGDFNSALDLSGETDTLAESLLIMRENLAQNSMRDSEQSWIAEGKEIVSDILRINNKIDLLAGQVIKELVHYIKVVQGALYLYDEERKLLTNVATYAYNRKKYINQEFKLGYGLIGECAYEKDFIYRTEIPEDYATITSGILGDQKPGSLLLIPLISDEKLQGVIEFASIQSEIPELTIRFLKELGEVIARTLFNLRINQRTEQLLQEAQKMTYELQENEEQLRQNAEEMRATQEELQKSNEQLEANIQKVEDAQKRLYSLLENASEIIAIYNQNMELTYESPSVTKILGYTPEEMMGGKDMDRLTRRGESAMRDMFKELLEHPDHTVSIQYTYMKKNGQKIFLETTGRNLLHDKAISGIILNSTDITERKRAEKEERMRSKMQALSENSLDMIMRLSTVGQFFYANPVTERYLGIEVKDLLNKTLNEVNFTEVLFNYFRETIEQIKANPVKANAEITLPVMLDDELSDRIMSFVAIPEYNENELETILFVGHDITEAKRIELEIQDKNRKIEDSINYAQRIQTSILPDNNIIRRYLPSSFIYYTPRDVVSGDFPWFFRKNDITYIAAVDCTGHGVPGALLSFIGYFLLNNIVDHDKEHTASSILDDLHGQVRATLKQEESDAEARDGMDIAFCLIDNDRKILQYSGAHRPLYLLRKDELLEFKGDRKAIGGIPHKSKMEKEFTNHVINYEYGDKIFFFSDGMPDQLGGPEIKKYSPKRIRDNIIENKNLTMEEFNALFAKDFKEWMADHKQIDDVLLIGIELI
- a CDS encoding GAF domain-containing protein, whose protein sequence is MLQVKHRKIAVAGFSAGIVLILASLIAAWNAFVSGKEKLGVFPALFALLAIALLVYLFFVFYKLTDFKLFEAHVVQKSEEARADLLNQIRLEQEKLKQQEFVLDDTQEQAKTLIPQGNFKNVDSYAKKLLITLANYFNLVQGIVYTSADGGESFNFCASYGLTTEKSPVGFKKGENLNGQVAAEQQMQIIEEIPENYFMVESGLGKSKPHLLILMPLVVEKKTIAVVEMASFSAIGPKQQAILQEASSLLAVKMNQFVKA
- a CDS encoding chemotaxis protein CheB; this translates as MKYKAVIIGGSAGSFQVVTRILSSLDDKFPLPVLLCLHRLKHVRSGFVEALSLKSNIPIEEPLDKDSLRPGRAYLAPANYHMFVEMANRIALSTDEPINHSRPSIDLSFITAANAYRDKLVGIILSGANRDGAMGLKVVAEKGGLTIVQDPRECEVKTMTESALQLTKVDHVYTTEQIISFLSKLKY
- a CDS encoding GAF domain-containing protein translates to MFYSGYRKKDTLQAVSYSTGIESKLSVANVNHDKAFDLQKSDLHFSDRTCDELIATQNLLVDGISDSLLLLGDLKYLRKHFKHATLDDSVSLALQNYLLSYTKVILSLKEKGNSYGGKVEIANDLFQSISNELSMAPDNGIQAEKFNSLVSFYLLDYSAARLNSLLEFCDNVLLAFYSQSRYDIAVLERDVDELKEVLEGIAQIDQRLLNTSDNTGQLSDLTASYEYLQHSFARLKQEIEKQTNHYHNRWNLIFIFLALLLTAAYILMMYRFSRTVVGSVHQLHSITKSLASGSIMPNIPGSGPYEFDAYYTEIKALLNLLNGRKTFIEDMLNNRLNTQLQATTENDVIGKLLVNLQEMMRKAQNEQMKYDLENNARRYTNEGLAKFGEILRLNSHDTTILADEFIRELVKYMGALQGSVFLLDEQNKNQLHLMSAFAYDRKRFLQKTLKLGEGLVGTCALEKKVINLTELPDNYITIKSGLGDTPPNNLLLLPLMTNEEMVGVVEMATLKVFSAIEIELATSIASSLASTIISARNNSRTSELLRKSQQQAAEMAEQEEEMRQNLEELIATQEESTRREQELQSLLDAIGKSFFILEYDTSGTISHVNERLLAFLRMPADRVLYQKHRDVFTEESLISDEFIEEVVVTKKSIMRMETLHQGSKKYQYKYNLSPVLTSNGDVDRILNLFSIEEVNT
- a CDS encoding protein-glutamate O-methyltransferase CheR, with amino-acid sequence MTITEQDYQLFLFALKTSSKYDFSDYSEKSLTRRLAKVLTDNKLNITALVNKIKNDAEFVERIVKEITVNTTELFRDPQVWHALRYAVLPKLKSNSTINIWHAGCSTGQEVYSMMIILNELGMLDKAKIYATDLNTDVMQQAQNGEYKYRFNIGYLDNFDKVIKENPYNYEEYYEVPYDKYFTIDKATDTIKMNDFLRQKPVYKKHDLVKESNSLFVKFDIIFCRNVIIYFNYNLQGKVFDLFHRNLYDSGCLVLGLHETILGSYSVKYQKKGHIYYKN
- a CDS encoding ATP-binding protein, with translation MSLYLHNLIVQGEHQRLDFKYEISDAKKIARTFSAFANTQGGTLLIGVKDNGNIVGVRTDEEEYMAEAAAHIYCKPRVEYKIRHHKVNEKTVLEVVIPESKKKPHRAPWKDDTFKAFVRVNDQNFLADTVLLEAWKIRHHHKKLLVRYDNQEQALFQLLREHSQITLRDYTNACQIKRRAAIHILAQLILVKAIDYRITEKETYYYLPSDPHQL